CTTTCGCCTCGCGGGGACGCTCGGCCTCCCGGATCTTTGGCCTCGCCGTCAAAGTACCGCCGGCGTCCCGCCGGCCCCCTGGAACCTTCCGCCCGGCCCAACCCGCCGCAAAACCCCACTCTCGGCGACGATACGACGACAAATCTATTATACGCCGCTTTGCCCAAAGAGCCCGGCTTATGTTTCAGTTGCAAAAACGGACGCCAGTCCAGCGCAGATCTCTCCACACCTCCACACCTATGGGCGTGGAGAGATCGTAAAGCGGTGGATGAGACGGCCAGGCAGAAGCCTGGCGTTCCGGCCGTCGCCTCGCGGGGACGCTCGGCCTCCCGAAGGCGCTAGAAACGAACGGGAATCTGCGAAAATGTAGCACAATTTTGAGTACGAATCGCGACCCAGGTATCCTTACCGCAGTGCATCCACTGGCCAAGGCGGCTTACATCGGCATCGGGGCGGCGGCAGGCGCCAACGCTCGATTTTGGCTCGGACGCTGGGTGCAGGCTAAGTTAGGCCACGACTTCCCCTGGGGCACCTTCTTCGTCAACATGACCGGAACGTTTCTCATCGGTCTGGTCATGGGCCTTATCCTCAAGCGCGAAGGCGGCGAGGCTTGGCGGCTGTTGTTGGCCGTCGGACTATTGGGCGGCTACACGACTTACTCAACGTTCGGCTACGAAACCTTGGGTCTGATGAACTCCGGCATGTGGGGACGCGCCGCGCTCTACACCTTTGGACATCTGTTCGTCGGCATCCTCGCTATCTGGATGGGCGAACAGGCCGCCAGAATCGTCTAGCGCTACAAGTACCAAACCCGTCCGCGATACCGTTCCAACAAAGCGCGATTCCACTCGTCTCCACCTTCCATGTTGGCCGACTTGAACACGGGCGGATCGATGCCCCGTTGCTTCAGCAAGAAGCAGGCTTCGGCCATCATCGCGTTCATCAGCGCGGCTCCGGTTACCGTCGATATCGGCGAAACCGGCTGAGGGAAGCCTTCGATCTTCACCAGAGCATCCCCAGGCGGCGCGCCGTTATCGATCGTCAGATCGGCGACCTCCAACAGCCGCTTCCCATGTCGATTTCGAGACTCCGTCGAAAGACTAAATCGCACCGAGGTCAGCCCGATTACCTTGGCGCCCTTCTCCTTCGCCCCAATCGCCATCTCTACCGGTGCGGCGTTTCGGCCCGATACAGAGTGCACGATCATCACATCGCCCTTTTCAATCGGAATGTCCCTCAGATAGGTCTCGACAACGCCATCCTGACGCTCCAGCGATGTCAGCGTAATCGGACG
Above is a window of Armatimonadota bacterium DNA encoding:
- the crcB gene encoding fluoride efflux transporter CrcB encodes the protein MAKAAYIGIGAAAGANARFWLGRWVQAKLGHDFPWGTFFVNMTGTFLIGLVMGLILKREGGEAWRLLLAVGLLGGYTTYSTFGYETLGLMNSGMWGRAALYTFGHLFVGILAIWMGEQAARIV
- a CDS encoding SIS domain-containing protein, coding for MNTDYLGTAIALLSELRETQKDRLETGAEWIAQAVEADKLVWAFGAAHAAIITEELFYRAGGLACVSPLLLPGLTCASRPITLTSLERQDGVVETYLRDIPIEKGDVMIVHSVSGRNAAPVEMAIGAKEKGAKVIGLTSVRFSLSTESRNRHGKRLLEVADLTIDNGAPPGDALVKIEGFPQPVSPISTVTGAALMNAMMAEACFLLKQRGIDPPVFKSANMEGGDEWNRALLERYRGRVWYL